A region of uncultured Desulfobacter sp. DNA encodes the following proteins:
- a CDS encoding HTH domain-containing protein yields the protein MLHQMFLMINLGERAGSGLPKICQGWESTGGTLSLYDTFEPYDQTRLEMIWQDVEKEKTDMSGKMSGKMSGKILDAVIENEYVTIPELARQMGVSERTIERNIQKLQAGNKLRRIGAARGGRWEVI from the coding sequence ATGCTGCATCAGATGTTTTTAATGATCAACCTTGGAGAGCGGGCAGGTTCCGGTCTGCCTAAAATCTGTCAGGGATGGGAGAGTACGGGAGGGACACTTTCCCTTTATGATACCTTTGAACCCTATGACCAGACCCGGCTTGAAATGATATGGCAAGATGTTGAAAAAGAAAAGACCGACATGTCGGGAAAAATGTCGGGAAAAATGTCGGGAAAAATTCTTGATGCCGTTATTGAAAATGAATATGTGACCATACCTGAGCTTGCACGGCAAATGGGGGTTTCGGAGCGGACTATTGAACGCAATATACAGAAACTGCAGGCCGGGAACAAGCTCAGGAGAATCGGCGCAGCAAGAGGCGGCCGATGGGAAGTGATTTAA
- a CDS encoding FeS-binding protein — protein MNSIFSRSLNRILLAVMAILALTGMAQMPIFKRYYIADIPGFGWLAAYYTTHQIHYIAATVFLVLLFWMATEYLISRRRQWRITPMGRVRLLILAVIVISGVLRTVKNLPGHGFGPMVVMLVDWSHLAAAMLLGFTAILARTGPWRRKGVYATRR, from the coding sequence ATGAATAGTATTTTTTCCAGAAGCCTGAACCGCATCCTGCTGGCGGTGATGGCCATTCTTGCCCTGACCGGCATGGCCCAGATGCCCATTTTCAAGCGGTATTACATTGCCGACATTCCCGGATTCGGGTGGCTGGCCGCGTACTACACCACCCATCAGATACACTACATTGCGGCAACGGTGTTCCTGGTTCTGCTGTTCTGGATGGCCACGGAATATCTGATCAGCCGGCGCAGGCAATGGCGGATAACCCCCATGGGCCGGGTCCGCCTGCTCATCCTGGCCGTGATCGTTATCTCCGGGGTGTTACGCACCGTGAAAAATCTGCCCGGCCACGGGTTCGGCCCCATGGTGGTCATGCTTGTGGACTGGAGTCATCTGGCGGCGGCCATGCTTTTGGGATTCACCGCCATCCTTGCCAGGACAGGGCCCTGGCGTCGAAAAGGGGTGTATGCCACCCGGCGGTGA
- a CDS encoding 4Fe-4S dicluster domain-containing protein, whose translation MQKNGKSGISRRAFLKGAAAGSACMLLPGTIKAAQKGEALATLHDLSRCIGCGECVSACTAQNQSKYPEPKKPFPKMYPSRVKAADWSDRRDEEGLLTPYNWLTIQTAEVEWQGESYEINIPRRCMHCQNPPCANLCPWGACAREDNGVVRINADICLGGSKCKSVCPWDIPQRQTGVGLYLKLLPAFAGNGVMYKCDRCFDLLAKGDVPACVSQCPEEVQFIGPREKIVARAHELARSFAGSGNENDFIYGEFENGGTNTIYVSPVPVALLAKALGTGPGKPHMNPVEDMMARDEIFGMAALVAPIAGVAAGVLTAGAGLLKSGGHDKEETNE comes from the coding sequence ATGCAGAAAAACGGCAAGTCAGGTATCAGCCGCCGGGCGTTTTTAAAAGGGGCCGCAGCCGGAAGCGCATGCATGCTTCTGCCCGGCACCATCAAAGCGGCGCAAAAGGGCGAGGCTCTGGCCACGCTGCACGATTTATCCCGGTGCATTGGCTGCGGGGAATGCGTTTCCGCCTGTACCGCCCAAAACCAGTCCAAATATCCGGAACCGAAAAAACCCTTTCCCAAAATGTATCCCAGCCGGGTCAAGGCCGCGGACTGGTCGGACAGGCGGGATGAAGAAGGCTTGCTGACCCCTTACAACTGGCTGACCATCCAGACCGCTGAAGTGGAGTGGCAGGGGGAATCCTATGAAATCAATATCCCCAGGCGCTGCATGCATTGCCAGAATCCCCCCTGTGCCAACCTGTGCCCCTGGGGGGCATGTGCCCGGGAAGACAACGGGGTGGTGCGCATCAATGCCGATATCTGCCTGGGCGGTTCCAAGTGCAAATCGGTCTGCCCCTGGGATATCCCCCAGCGCCAGACAGGCGTGGGGCTTTACCTGAAACTGCTGCCTGCTTTCGCAGGAAACGGGGTCATGTATAAATGTGACCGCTGTTTTGATCTGCTTGCCAAAGGCGATGTGCCTGCCTGTGTCAGTCAATGTCCGGAGGAGGTTCAGTTCATCGGCCCCAGAGAAAAGATTGTGGCCCGGGCCCATGAGCTGGCCAGATCCTTTGCCGGTTCCGGCAATGAAAACGACTTTATTTATGGCGAATTCGAAAACGGCGGCACCAACACCATCTATGTCTCGCCTGTGCCTGTTGCGCTGCTGGCAAAGGCCCTTGGGACCGGGCCGGGAAAGCCCCATATGAACCCGGTGGAGGATATGATGGCCCGGGACGAAATTTTCGGCATGGCCGCCCTGGTCGCACCCATTGCCGGTGTGGCCGCGGGCGTACTCACGGCCGGTGCCGGGCTGCTTAAATCAGGCGGACATGATAAGGAGGAAACAAATGAATAG
- a CDS encoding class III extradiol ring-cleavage dioxygenase, with translation MTADSAVIYIPHGGGPLPLLGHTGHDAMNAFLKNIGKTLPRPRAVVVVSAHWEMDIPVVTSHSAPELIYDYHGFPRETYEIRYPAPGHPELAAKAVDLLTQARIKAKTNEKRGFDHGVFIPLILMLPQADIPCIQISLCASLDPLEHLRVGEALAPLLEENIWLLGSGFSFHNMRGFDMGPGPGAGTDPDPDNQAFQDWLKDTCANGRQTPEQQKENLIHWDHAPGAWHCHPRQEHLLPLMVCAGAAGYAPAKTVFDGIIMGRRALGFLWQDA, from the coding sequence ATGACAGCAGACAGTGCCGTTATCTATATCCCCCATGGCGGCGGGCCATTGCCCCTTCTCGGACATACCGGCCATGACGCCATGAATGCGTTTTTAAAAAATATTGGAAAAACTTTGCCCCGCCCCCGGGCCGTGGTGGTTGTTTCCGCCCACTGGGAAATGGATATTCCCGTTGTCACCAGCCATTCTGCGCCCGAACTGATCTACGACTACCATGGATTTCCCCGGGAAACCTATGAAATCCGATATCCGGCCCCGGGTCATCCCGAATTGGCCGCAAAAGCCGTGGATCTGCTGACACAGGCCCGCATCAAAGCAAAGACAAATGAAAAACGCGGCTTTGACCATGGTGTCTTTATTCCGCTGATACTGATGCTGCCCCAAGCCGATATCCCCTGTATCCAGATTTCTCTTTGCGCAAGCCTTGATCCCCTGGAGCATCTTCGGGTGGGAGAGGCCCTGGCGCCTTTGCTTGAGGAGAATATCTGGCTGCTGGGTTCCGGTTTTTCCTTTCACAACATGCGCGGTTTTGACATGGGGCCGGGGCCCGGGGCCGGTACAGATCCGGACCCGGACAACCAGGCCTTCCAGGACTGGTTAAAGGATACCTGTGCCAATGGGCGGCAAACCCCGGAACAGCAGAAGGAAAATTTGATACACTGGGACCATGCACCGGGCGCCTGGCACTGTCATCCCCGGCAGGAGCATCTGCTGCCGTTAATGGTGTGTGCCGGTGCTGCCGGGTATGCCCCTGCAAAAACGGTATTTGACGGGATTATTATGGGTCGCCGGGCGTTGGGCTTTTTATGGCAGGACGCTTAA
- a CDS encoding SufD family Fe-S cluster assembly protein: MLDAIDKKLLKAVAGLDGLPTGAFNIRKNGTLLSREVSGNINIESNKDGTGIVVTVKPGVVNESVHIPVILSQAGLHDVVFNTFIIGEGADVTIVAGCGIHCAGSKNEGHEGIHEFRVGKNATIRYQEKHVAMGEGKGKRSLNPTTKVYMDENSVVEMELTQIGGVDEARRVNEAELAAGSSLFVTERILTEGHQIAVSENNIILKGDGSKTNLVSRSVIKGNSKQDFYANVEARAKSFGHIECDAIIMDNGVNETVPALRALHPDAELTHEASIGKIANDQLIKLMSLGLTYDEAVDRIIRGFLK; this comes from the coding sequence ATGCTAGATGCTATAGATAAAAAATTACTAAAGGCAGTGGCGGGTCTTGACGGGCTGCCCACAGGTGCATTCAATATCCGGAAAAACGGCACCCTTTTATCACGTGAGGTGTCAGGCAATATTAACATTGAATCCAATAAAGACGGCACCGGTATTGTGGTGACCGTCAAGCCGGGCGTGGTCAACGAGTCGGTGCACATTCCGGTGATACTCAGTCAGGCGGGCCTGCACGACGTGGTCTTCAACACCTTTATCATTGGAGAAGGTGCCGATGTCACCATCGTTGCCGGGTGCGGCATCCACTGTGCAGGCAGCAAGAATGAAGGCCACGAGGGTATCCATGAATTCCGGGTGGGTAAAAACGCCACCATCCGCTACCAGGAAAAGCACGTTGCCATGGGGGAGGGAAAAGGCAAGCGGAGCCTGAATCCCACCACCAAGGTATATATGGACGAAAATTCCGTGGTCGAAATGGAACTGACCCAGATCGGCGGGGTGGACGAGGCGAGGCGGGTGAATGAAGCCGAACTGGCCGCAGGAAGCTCCCTTTTTGTGACCGAACGTATCCTGACGGAAGGACACCAGATCGCTGTTTCCGAGAATAATATCATTCTCAAGGGCGATGGCAGCAAAACAAACCTGGTATCCCGGTCCGTGATCAAAGGGAATTCCAAACAGGATTTTTACGCCAATGTGGAAGCAAGGGCCAAAAGCTTTGGCCACATCGAGTGTGACGCCATCATCATGGACAACGGCGTGAATGAGACCGTACCGGCCCTGCGTGCCCTGCACCCGGACGCGGAGTTGACCCATGAAGCCTCCATCGGAAAAATAGCCAATGATCAGTTGATCAAACTCATGAGCTTAGGACTTACGTACGATGAAGCCGTGGACAGAATCATCCGGGGTTTTCTGAAATAA
- a CDS encoding ATP-binding cassette domain-containing protein, with protein MLELKDIYFTVAEEEAGNGHAEKTILNGISFTFEKGKFYGITGPNGGGKTTLAKTIMGINKATRGQIIYNGKEITDMSITDRAKEGIAYGFQQSARFKGVTFRDLLSIAAGTDDEGKLMDILARVGFCSLDFLDKPVDSKLSGGEIKKIELATTIARNPGLAIYDEPDTGIDLWTIDPMVQLIKRQTTEKGTTTIVVSHNKAFLEAADCLLLVREGRIAYTGDLEGAKPLLCDLSVCGYTDVCEGEIDARCYR; from the coding sequence ATGCTGGAGCTTAAAGATATATATTTTACCGTGGCCGAGGAAGAAGCCGGAAACGGGCACGCCGAAAAAACAATTCTTAACGGAATCAGTTTCACCTTTGAGAAAGGTAAGTTTTACGGCATCACCGGTCCCAACGGCGGCGGAAAGACCACCCTGGCCAAAACCATCATGGGCATCAACAAGGCCACCCGGGGCCAGATCATATATAATGGTAAAGAGATCACGGATATGAGCATCACTGACCGGGCAAAAGAGGGGATCGCTTATGGGTTTCAGCAGTCGGCCCGGTTCAAGGGGGTGACGTTCAGGGATCTTCTGTCCATTGCCGCCGGCACCGATGACGAAGGCAAACTCATGGACATCCTTGCCCGGGTGGGATTCTGCTCCCTGGATTTTCTTGACAAGCCTGTGGATTCCAAGCTTTCGGGCGGCGAAATCAAAAAGATCGAACTTGCCACCACCATTGCGAGAAATCCGGGCCTTGCAATTTACGATGAACCGGACACGGGCATAGATCTTTGGACCATTGATCCCATGGTGCAGCTGATAAAAAGGCAGACCACGGAAAAGGGCACAACAACCATCGTGGTCAGTCACAACAAGGCGTTCCTTGAAGCTGCAGACTGTCTGCTGCTCGTCAGGGAGGGCCGGATCGCCTATACCGGAGATCTGGAAGGTGCCAAACCGCTGCTGTGCGATCTGAGTGTTTGCGGATACACAGATGTATGTGAAGGAGAGATCGATGCTAGATGCTATAGATAA
- a CDS encoding type II toxin-antitoxin system RelE/ParE family toxin yields the protein MTEKWKILFCDGMEDACPVTDFINSCPEKHQVKLLRLLGLLEEHGPTLPRPYADVLHDGVHELRFTLSQDRIRVLYFFCYRKFIVLYEVFFKNTRKVPEKYINQVIAYRNEFLSRISEKKLEKISRAVF from the coding sequence ATGACAGAAAAATGGAAAATCCTTTTTTGCGATGGTATGGAAGACGCTTGTCCGGTTACGGATTTTATCAATTCATGTCCGGAAAAACATCAGGTGAAACTGCTGCGTCTGCTCGGACTGTTGGAAGAGCATGGACCAACCCTGCCAAGACCCTATGCTGATGTACTGCATGACGGGGTTCACGAGCTTCGTTTTACCCTGTCCCAGGATCGAATCCGGGTTCTTTATTTTTTTTGCTACCGGAAATTTATCGTATTGTATGAGGTGTTTTTTAAAAATACCCGCAAGGTTCCTGAGAAATATATCAACCAGGTCATAGCCTACCGGAATGAATTTTTATCCCGGATATCTGAAAAAAAATTGGAGAAGATCAGCCGTGCTGTTTTTTAA
- a CDS encoding sodium:proton antiporter, whose translation MNEDTLIQVAGILVAAAACQWLAWRVKIPGIVFLLVTGIMAGPVLGVLNPEKMMGDLFFPFVSMSVALILFEGSLTLDFAQIRGLHTVVRNMVSYGMLVTWIITALAARLGVGLSWQISVLLGAITSVSGPTVIVPMLRTVRPNQNIANILRWEGIIVDPIGAAMAVLAYEFIISGSARQALGHTMLVFIRLVATGTAIGAVCGYGFGMAIRKHWIPEFMHNLFAFSLVLGAFAFSNHLQHESGLVTVTVMGIWLANMKDVGIEDILDFEEHISILLISVLFIILAARLNIDELIALGWGMSFLFIAIQFLARPMNIMVSSIGSSLTWPERHMLAWIAPRGIVAAAISALFATQLQKAGYPDAGVLVPLTFFIIISTVMVQSVTARPLARWLKVAEPTPNGFIIIGANQLARGIGKALMALGFQVQLADTGWDQVIRAKNEGLPTYFGNPVSEHADRHIQLVGVRGVLAMFPHEAVNVAAAIHYRLEFGTDKIYILHSRLEIDRSTADRMSIENHGRILFGKTASYPALATDLSRGGQIIITKLTEKFTLAQFIGKHGQKALLLFAVDKINRLYVYAHDSQINPEPGWSLVYLLKNGEGSH comes from the coding sequence ATGAATGAAGATACACTCATACAGGTTGCGGGAATCCTGGTCGCCGCCGCCGCCTGCCAGTGGCTGGCCTGGCGGGTAAAAATTCCGGGAATAGTCTTTCTTTTGGTCACCGGCATCATGGCCGGTCCCGTGCTGGGGGTTTTGAACCCCGAAAAGATGATGGGAGATCTTTTTTTTCCTTTTGTCTCCATGTCCGTGGCCCTGATTCTGTTTGAGGGCAGTCTGACCCTGGATTTTGCCCAGATCCGGGGGCTTCATACTGTGGTCCGGAACATGGTCTCCTACGGCATGCTGGTTACCTGGATCATCACGGCCCTGGCCGCCCGGCTGGGGGTGGGGCTGTCCTGGCAGATCAGCGTGCTTCTGGGCGCCATCACATCCGTAAGCGGCCCCACAGTGATTGTGCCCATGCTGCGTACGGTCCGGCCCAACCAAAACATTGCAAATATCCTCAGGTGGGAAGGGATCATTGTCGACCCCATCGGCGCAGCCATGGCTGTTCTGGCCTATGAATTCATCATATCAGGTTCAGCCCGGCAGGCCCTGGGCCACACCATGCTGGTGTTTATCCGCCTGGTGGCCACGGGGACGGCCATTGGCGCGGTGTGCGGCTACGGGTTTGGCATGGCCATCCGCAAACACTGGATTCCCGAATTCATGCACAACCTGTTTGCGTTCTCCCTGGTTCTGGGCGCGTTTGCATTTTCCAATCATCTCCAGCACGAATCGGGCCTGGTAACAGTCACGGTCATGGGTATCTGGCTGGCCAACATGAAGGATGTGGGCATCGAGGACATTCTTGATTTCGAGGAGCACATCAGTATTCTGTTGATTTCTGTCCTTTTTATCATACTGGCCGCCCGGCTGAATATTGATGAACTGATTGCCCTGGGCTGGGGGATGAGTTTTTTGTTCATCGCCATCCAGTTTCTGGCCCGTCCCATGAACATCATGGTGTCCAGTATCGGTTCCAGCCTTACCTGGCCGGAGCGGCATATGCTGGCCTGGATTGCCCCGCGCGGGATAGTGGCGGCAGCCATTTCCGCCTTGTTCGCCACCCAGCTCCAGAAGGCCGGCTACCCGGATGCCGGGGTGCTGGTGCCCCTGACCTTTTTTATTATTATCTCCACGGTCATGGTGCAGAGCGTCACGGCACGCCCCCTTGCCCGGTGGCTTAAGGTGGCCGAGCCCACCCCCAACGGCTTCATTATCATCGGGGCCAATCAGCTGGCCCGTGGCATTGGCAAAGCCTTGATGGCTCTGGGGTTTCAGGTCCAACTGGCCGATACCGGGTGGGATCAGGTCATCCGGGCCAAAAACGAGGGGTTGCCCACATATTTCGGAAATCCCGTGTCAGAACATGCAGACCGGCATATTCAGCTGGTGGGGGTCAGGGGTGTGCTGGCCATGTTTCCCCATGAGGCGGTCAACGTGGCCGCAGCCATTCATTATCGTCTGGAATTCGGCACAGATAAAATTTATATTCTGCACTCCCGGCTGGAAATAGACCGCTCCACTGCGGACCGGATGTCCATTGAGAATCACGGAAGGATTCTGTTTGGAAAAACAGCCTCATATCCCGCCCTGGCCACGGATCTGTCCCGGGGAGGGCAGATAATCATCACAAAGCTGACGGAAAAATTTACCCTGGCGCAATTCATCGGGAAACACGGTCAAAAGGCTTTGCTGTTATTTGCCGTGGACAAAATAAACCGGCTTTATGTGTATGCCCATGACAGCCAGATCAATCCCGAACCCGGCTGGTCGCTGGTGTATCTGCTTAAAAATGGTGAGGGCAGTCATTAA
- a CDS encoding superoxide dismutase produces the protein MNRREFLQLSAGAGSLLLLQMAGLSCIDHGSGTITQAPLPYEPDALEPYISEKTVFVHYNKHHAGYVKKANQMIKGSDLDSLTLDEIIKKTYGNADQIGIFNNAAQVFNHTFYWNSMKPGGGGMPTGAIAEKIIADFGSYAAFKKEFAAAALSQFGSGWAWLVKDGDALKIMKTANADTPIAQGLTPLLTIDVWEHAYYLDYQNRRADYINAYLEKLVNWEFAEANLAG, from the coding sequence ATGAACAGAAGAGAATTTTTACAACTTTCAGCCGGTGCAGGCAGCCTTTTACTGTTGCAGATGGCCGGTCTCAGCTGTATAGATCATGGAAGCGGCACGATAACACAAGCGCCTTTGCCCTATGAACCCGATGCCCTTGAGCCTTATATTTCCGAAAAAACAGTTTTTGTTCACTATAACAAGCACCATGCCGGATATGTAAAAAAAGCCAACCAGATGATCAAAGGAAGCGATCTGGACAGCCTGACCCTGGATGAAATCATTAAGAAAACTTACGGCAACGCCGATCAGATCGGTATTTTCAACAATGCCGCCCAGGTCTTTAACCACACCTTTTACTGGAACAGCATGAAGCCAGGTGGCGGCGGTATGCCCACCGGTGCCATTGCCGAAAAAATAATAGCCGATTTCGGCAGTTATGCTGCATTCAAAAAAGAGTTTGCAGCCGCGGCACTCTCCCAGTTCGGCAGTGGATGGGCATGGCTGGTTAAAGACGGTGATGCGCTGAAAATCATGAAAACAGCAAACGCAGATACACCCATTGCCCAGGGACTGACGCCGCTGCTGACCATTGATGTATGGGAACATGCGTATTATCTGGATTATCAGAACCGGAGAGCCGACTATATCAACGCATACCTGGAAAAACTGGTCAACTGGGAATTTGCAGAAGCAAATCTGGCCGGATAA
- a CDS encoding ParB N-terminal domain-containing protein, producing MELKTTLVNPDTLTTRHPFDKLFPIQKETLAAISQNMETHGYDPVFPLVVWEEENVVVDGHTRFAAARNMNLDQVPVVYKSFEDEDDALLYTFHIQRNRRNMSDDDIIKCLSVLDTMHKKDKTDQKTTRKVENEIRAKELGISAQKVDKARKVMEYGSPDIQEQVQSGEKSINKAFNEVQAQRRESGEIRGRQTDGLGLSANYTQTLGRFLKELTRIRENGWQEVSQEKAVADIEAILDLIKD from the coding sequence ATGGAATTAAAGACAACCCTTGTAAACCCCGACACCTTAACCACCAGACACCCTTTTGACAAACTGTTCCCCATTCAGAAAGAGACCCTGGCCGCCATAAGCCAGAACATGGAGACACACGGATATGACCCGGTATTTCCCCTGGTGGTCTGGGAAGAGGAAAATGTGGTTGTGGACGGACACACCCGGTTTGCCGCAGCCAGGAACATGAACCTGGACCAGGTGCCGGTGGTGTATAAATCCTTTGAGGACGAGGATGACGCCCTGCTTTACACCTTTCATATTCAGCGGAACCGGCGCAACATGTCTGACGATGATATTATCAAGTGCCTGTCTGTTTTGGACACCATGCACAAAAAAGATAAAACCGATCAGAAAACCACGCGCAAGGTAGAAAATGAAATCCGGGCCAAAGAACTGGGCATCAGTGCCCAAAAGGTCGACAAAGCCAGAAAGGTTATGGAATACGGCAGCCCCGACATCCAGGAGCAGGTTCAGTCCGGGGAAAAATCCATTAACAAGGCCTTTAACGAAGTCCAGGCCCAGCGCCGTGAAAGTGGTGAAATTCGAGGCAGGCAGACCGACGGGCTTGGTCTTTCGGCCAACTACACCCAGACTTTGGGACGGTTTCTCAAAGAACTGACCCGCATCCGGGAAAATGGATGGCAGGAGGTGAGCCAGGAAAAAGCCGTGGCCGATATTGAAGCGATCCTTGACCTCATCAAGGATTGA
- a CDS encoding NAD(P)/FAD-dependent oxidoreductase, giving the protein MSQEKPLPPGVILQRDGETLAVRVTPPSGNLSGDALEKMADLVRIYDVPAVKLTSGQRIGFYGISRDKVHALCEAMPFRTGGHYVQACPGTHWCRFGKQDAMGLAEKLEKEFGSAQTPAKIKFGISGCTFCCAESRIRDIGLIGSPKGWRMFVGGNSGMKPRIGDELARNLSTRQAIELCRKFIDLYTKTAPAKQRTARFVEKMGIEAIKENLGIPLL; this is encoded by the coding sequence ATGTCACAAGAAAAACCTCTTCCCCCCGGTGTGATCCTGCAGCGGGACGGTGAAACCCTGGCTGTCCGTGTCACACCCCCTTCGGGAAACCTGAGTGGGGATGCTCTGGAAAAAATGGCCGACCTTGTACGGATTTATGATGTCCCGGCGGTAAAGCTGACCTCGGGCCAGCGTATTGGCTTTTACGGCATCAGCAGGGACAAGGTTCATGCCCTGTGTGAGGCCATGCCCTTCAGAACCGGCGGACATTACGTTCAGGCCTGCCCGGGAACACACTGGTGCAGGTTCGGCAAGCAGGATGCCATGGGGCTTGCCGAAAAACTGGAAAAGGAATTTGGATCTGCACAGACCCCTGCCAAAATCAAATTCGGGATTTCCGGCTGCACCTTCTGCTGTGCAGAATCCCGGATTCGGGACATTGGTTTGATCGGCTCTCCCAAGGGATGGCGCATGTTCGTGGGCGGAAATTCCGGCATGAAGCCCAGGATCGGCGATGAGTTGGCAAGAAACCTGTCCACCCGGCAGGCCATTGAATTGTGCCGCAAATTTATTGACCTTTACACCAAAACCGCCCCTGCCAAGCAAAGAACGGCCCGTTTTGTGGAGAAGATGGGAATTGAAGCCATCAAAGAGAACTTAGGGATTCCGTTGCTGTGA